A DNA window from Tenuifilaceae bacterium CYCD contains the following coding sequences:
- a CDS encoding cation efflux system protein → MNNTKTDKMRKISSLAIGIAIAILVVSCGEKPVSDNTANPTIDSTVYNVKTMVLEKQKVSRRIDNTANLLPFEEINYAPAAPGRIEEIYVEVGSHVKKGEIIARMDRTQLMQANEQFQNARINYERMDTLRKLNSISEQQYDAAKTQYEVLKSNVDFLNQNTTLLSPINGIVTGKYFENGELYSGSPNTSAGKAAIVTLMQINPLKAKINITEKYYPVIKKGMKVSIDVDVFKGRQFEGEVSLVYPTINTDSRTFPVELVVKNSDEALRPGMFARFSLNIGEEYALVVPAIAVIKQEGTNDRYLFLSNNDHTARKVLVEVGDRYDDKLEVISNEIKEGDKIIVAGQGKLLDGSRINVVQ, encoded by the coding sequence TTGAATAATACTAAAACAGATAAAATGAGAAAAATTTCATCACTCGCAATCGGAATAGCAATTGCAATACTTGTGGTATCGTGCGGTGAGAAACCCGTATCGGACAACACGGCTAATCCAACCATCGATTCTACCGTTTACAATGTAAAAACAATGGTTTTAGAAAAACAAAAAGTGAGCCGCAGAATCGATAATACTGCCAACCTATTACCTTTCGAAGAGATTAACTACGCCCCTGCTGCGCCTGGCCGTATCGAGGAGATTTACGTTGAGGTTGGTAGCCATGTAAAGAAAGGCGAAATTATTGCCCGCATGGATAGAACCCAACTGATGCAAGCCAATGAGCAGTTTCAGAATGCTCGTATTAATTACGAACGTATGGATACACTCCGCAAACTCAACAGCATATCGGAGCAGCAGTACGATGCGGCAAAAACACAATACGAAGTTCTAAAATCCAATGTTGATTTCCTCAACCAGAATACGACCTTACTATCACCCATAAATGGAATTGTAACCGGAAAGTATTTCGAAAATGGTGAATTATACTCAGGATCGCCAAACACATCGGCAGGCAAAGCAGCCATAGTAACGCTTATGCAAATAAATCCGCTGAAAGCAAAAATCAACATCACCGAAAAGTACTACCCCGTTATAAAAAAAGGGATGAAGGTATCTATTGATGTTGATGTTTTTAAGGGCAGGCAATTCGAGGGCGAGGTTAGTCTGGTATACCCAACAATCAACACCGATTCGCGCACCTTCCCGGTTGAACTTGTGGTTAAAAATTCCGACGAAGCATTGCGTCCAGGAATGTTTGCCCGCTTTTCGTTAAATATTGGCGAAGAATACGCTTTGGTTGTTCCAGCAATTGCGGTTATCAAGCAGGAAGGTACTAATGATCGTTATCTATTCTTAAGCAACAACGACCACACCGCCCGAAAAGTTCTTGTTGAAGTAGGCGACCGCTATGATGACAAACTCGAAGTTATCTCCAACGAAATAAAAGAAGGCGACAAAATAATAGTTGCAGGACAAGGAAAACTTCTGGATGGCTCACGCATAAACGTGGTACAATAA